A single Streptomyces sp. 2114.4 DNA region contains:
- a CDS encoding alpha/beta hydrolase, with the protein MQPTFVLVHGAFANSFSFAPLQAELGLLGHRSVAVDLPGHGFGASYPLAYQAPQDLEELAAEPGSIKGVTLADNAAYLIGILERAKRNGPVILVSHSRGGMTATAAANARPELIDRIVYVSAWCPVRLDVGDYYTEPEMATVDVASLAPAMVGNPAELGLLRTNFRTADRDVLAALKAAFLADGTDEEFLTLLNTFQPDENLDVGTSDDRAQAATWGRIPKTYVRLARDVSLPPALQDRLIREGNELTPHNPYDVRTLDSSHLKWLIDAAPAARVLGELAALPDAPEGS; encoded by the coding sequence ATGCAACCGACGTTCGTGCTGGTCCACGGAGCTTTCGCGAACTCCTTCTCCTTCGCGCCGCTCCAGGCCGAACTCGGCCTCCTCGGGCACCGTTCGGTCGCCGTCGACCTGCCCGGCCACGGATTCGGGGCGTCCTACCCGCTTGCCTATCAGGCACCGCAGGATCTCGAAGAGCTCGCCGCCGAGCCCGGCTCGATCAAGGGCGTGACGCTTGCCGACAACGCCGCGTACCTGATCGGGATTCTGGAACGGGCCAAGCGGAACGGCCCCGTGATCCTGGTCTCGCACAGTCGCGGCGGCATGACGGCCACGGCCGCGGCCAATGCCCGGCCGGAACTGATCGACCGCATCGTCTACGTCTCGGCCTGGTGCCCGGTCCGGCTCGACGTCGGCGACTACTACACCGAGCCGGAGATGGCCACGGTCGACGTCGCTTCCCTGGCCCCGGCGATGGTCGGGAATCCGGCCGAACTCGGCCTGCTCCGCACCAACTTCCGTACAGCGGACAGGGACGTCCTCGCTGCGCTCAAGGCGGCCTTCCTCGCCGACGGCACCGACGAGGAGTTCCTGACCCTCCTGAACACCTTCCAGCCCGACGAGAACCTGGACGTCGGCACCTCTGACGACCGGGCGCAGGCCGCGACCTGGGGCCGGATACCCAAAACCTATGTCCGCCTGGCCCGTGATGTGAGTCTGCCGCCCGCGCTGCAGGACCGGCTGATCCGCGAGGGCAACGAGCTGACGCCCCACAACCCGTACGACGTCCGCACGCTCGACAGCAGTCATCTGAAGTGGCTGATCGACGCGGCGCCGGCGGCCCGGGTGCTGGGTGAACTCGCCGCACTTCCGGACGCGCCCGAGGGGTCGTGA
- a CDS encoding VOC family protein codes for MSVELNHTIIHARNNRESAEFFVDLLDLEITAEWGPFIAVGLSNGVTLDFATIPAESITPQHYAFLVSQEEFDAAYARITRRGIEHYADPRRQHPGEINHHDGGCGVYFMDPAGHAMELITVPYGGRLS; via the coding sequence TTGTCAGTCGAGTTGAACCACACGATCATCCACGCCCGGAACAACCGGGAGTCCGCCGAGTTCTTCGTGGACCTGCTGGACCTTGAGATCACCGCGGAGTGGGGCCCGTTCATCGCCGTCGGCCTGAGCAACGGCGTCACACTGGACTTCGCCACGATTCCCGCGGAAAGCATCACGCCGCAGCACTACGCCTTCCTGGTCTCCCAGGAGGAATTCGATGCGGCATACGCGCGGATCACGCGGCGCGGCATCGAGCACTACGCCGACCCGCGACGGCAGCATCCCGGCGAGATCAACCACCATGACGGCGGCTGTGGCGTGTACTTCATGGACCCGGCCGGCCATGCCATGGAACTGATCACCGTGCCGTACGGCGGCCGGCTGTCGTAA
- a CDS encoding amino acid permease → MGLRAGQGILRRKPIEHIEEAEGTASEQLTRALGLWQLTAIGVGGIIGAGIFTLAGTVANGKAGPAVLISFLIAGIASAAAAFSYAEFAGLIPKAGSAYTYGYAVLGEVAGWFIGWDLLLEYTAIVAVVAIGISGYFGFLLGEMGLDLPAWMLGAPGTGPGHQVDLFAAVLCLLIAYLLTLGIKNAARFETIVVALKVLVVIVVIAVGFFHIKTSNYTPFFPFGVSGAFTGAATVFFAVFGYDAMSTAAEESKDAQRHMPKAIMYSLAISMVLYVLACLVLTGMQNYKHIDPESGFSSAFKSVGLSGLADVIAVGAIIGILTVMFTFMLGVTRVWFSMSRDGLLPKWFAKTSPKHHVPTRVTWIVGLASAVIAGFLPIGEAAELTNIGILLAFVVVCIAVIVLRYKRPELPRTFRTPGMPVVPALGVCFSVWLITFLEWQTWVRFVVWFLVGMVIYFTYSYRRSNLARAERASAGGGSVGGGSGGKRL, encoded by the coding sequence ATGGGGCTGCGCGCGGGACAGGGCATTTTGCGCCGTAAACCGATCGAACACATTGAAGAGGCGGAAGGCACCGCGAGCGAACAGCTCACCCGGGCGCTCGGCCTGTGGCAGCTGACGGCCATCGGCGTCGGCGGCATCATCGGCGCGGGAATCTTCACGCTGGCCGGCACCGTCGCGAACGGGAAGGCGGGCCCCGCGGTCCTGATCTCCTTCCTCATCGCGGGCATCGCGAGTGCCGCGGCCGCGTTCTCCTACGCGGAATTCGCCGGGCTGATCCCGAAGGCGGGCTCGGCCTACACCTACGGTTACGCGGTCCTCGGCGAGGTGGCGGGCTGGTTCATCGGCTGGGACCTGCTGCTGGAGTACACCGCGATCGTGGCGGTGGTCGCGATCGGCATCTCCGGCTACTTCGGCTTCCTGCTCGGCGAAATGGGCCTGGACCTGCCCGCCTGGATGCTGGGCGCGCCGGGAACGGGGCCGGGACACCAGGTGGACCTCTTCGCCGCGGTGCTCTGCCTCCTGATCGCCTATCTGCTGACCCTGGGCATCAAGAACGCCGCGCGCTTCGAGACGATCGTGGTGGCCCTGAAGGTCCTGGTGGTCATCGTGGTGATCGCGGTCGGCTTCTTCCACATCAAGACCTCGAACTACACGCCGTTCTTCCCGTTCGGCGTGAGCGGTGCCTTCACCGGCGCGGCCACCGTCTTCTTCGCGGTCTTCGGCTATGACGCGATGAGCACCGCGGCCGAGGAGTCCAAGGACGCCCAGCGCCATATGCCCAAGGCGATCATGTATTCGCTGGCCATCTCGATGGTGCTGTACGTCCTGGCCTGCCTGGTCCTGACGGGGATGCAGAACTACAAGCACATCGACCCGGAGAGCGGCTTCTCCTCGGCGTTCAAGTCGGTGGGCCTGAGCGGTCTGGCGGATGTCATCGCGGTCGGCGCGATCATCGGCATTCTGACCGTCATGTTCACCTTCATGCTCGGCGTGACCCGGGTGTGGTTCTCGATGAGCCGGGACGGCCTGCTGCCGAAGTGGTTCGCCAAGACCAGCCCCAAGCACCATGTGCCGACCCGGGTGACCTGGATCGTCGGCCTCGCCTCCGCGGTCATCGCGGGCTTCCTCCCGATCGGCGAGGCCGCCGAGCTGACCAACATCGGCATCCTGCTGGCGTTCGTGGTGGTCTGCATCGCGGTGATCGTGCTCCGCTACAAGCGTCCCGAACTGCCACGGACCTTCCGTACGCCGGGGATGCCGGTGGTACCGGCCCTCGGGGTGTGCTTCTCGGTCTGGCTGATCACGTTCCTGGAATGGCAGACCTGGGTGCGGTTCGTGGTCTGGTTCCTGGTCGGCATGGTCATCTACTTCACCTACTCCTACCGCCGCTCGAACCTGGCACGGGCGGAGCGGGCGAGCGCCGGTGGCGGGAGCGTCGGTGGCGGGAGCGGCGGCAAGCGGCTGTGA
- a CDS encoding dodecin — protein MTDRTYRVTEIVGTSQQSVDAAIENGIKRASQTLRNLDWFEISQVRGHIVDGEIDHYQVGLKVGFRLEDAD, from the coding sequence GTGACCGACCGCACGTATCGCGTGACCGAGATCGTCGGTACGTCCCAGCAGAGCGTGGACGCCGCGATCGAGAATGGCATCAAGCGCGCCTCGCAGACCCTGCGCAACCTCGACTGGTTCGAGATCAGCCAGGTCCGCGGGCATATCGTCGACGGCGAAATCGACCATTACCAAGTCGGCCTGAAGGTCGGATTCCGGCTCGAGGACGCCGATTGA
- a CDS encoding universal stress protein, translating into MEENAPAPFERGTDGPKVIVVGIDGSDSSWRAASYAAGLARRQSSKLVLVYVQPVLPAGAAMGAPVTDATDQVAEELMAEIRKATERLAGIYSLRWEFHTLRADPYNGMVQMADELKADAVVVGASEQAGHRIMGSVAVRLVKAGRWPVTVVP; encoded by the coding sequence GTGGAGGAGAACGCACCCGCACCGTTCGAACGCGGAACGGACGGCCCGAAGGTCATCGTCGTCGGCATCGACGGCTCCGACTCGTCGTGGCGCGCCGCCTCGTACGCGGCGGGCCTGGCCAGGCGGCAGTCCTCGAAGCTGGTGCTGGTCTACGTCCAGCCGGTACTGCCGGCCGGGGCCGCGATGGGCGCCCCGGTCACGGATGCGACCGACCAGGTCGCCGAGGAGCTGATGGCCGAGATCCGCAAGGCGACCGAGCGGCTGGCGGGGATCTACAGCCTGCGCTGGGAGTTCCACACCCTGCGCGCCGACCCGTACAACGGCATGGTGCAGATGGCCGACGAGCTCAAGGCCGACGCCGTGGTGGTCGGCGCCTCGGAGCAGGCCGGGCACCGCATCATGGGCTCGGTCGCGGTGCGGCTGGTCAAGGCCGGGCGCTGGCCGGTCACCGTCGTCCCCTGA
- a CDS encoding PAS domain-containing protein codes for MDNGTADGTPGADADAAAVEEDKAPCERVDVDPAGPYAGGPWRNYFLILLDRIPTPIAVCRAHGEVLIANPAMAEQWGTAPGALRGRNLLDLFQPRAMAQVDRLTEALRLGRRSRYPVEVRWRAGTDGAEREGELTIDPVGDPSVNPPALLALLRVRESAPQPAPRGAASPVEARILALAAGGATTASIGTALGLTVDGVNYHLTRLARRWRVQGRTALVARAYVLGVLSPDSWPPAPA; via the coding sequence ATGGACAACGGGACTGCCGACGGAACGCCGGGCGCGGACGCGGACGCAGCCGCGGTCGAAGAAGACAAGGCGCCCTGTGAGCGCGTCGACGTCGATCCGGCCGGGCCGTACGCGGGCGGCCCGTGGCGCAACTACTTCCTGATCCTGCTGGACCGCATCCCCACGCCGATCGCGGTGTGCCGGGCCCACGGCGAGGTGCTGATCGCCAATCCGGCGATGGCCGAGCAGTGGGGCACGGCCCCGGGCGCGCTGCGTGGCCGCAACCTGCTGGACCTGTTCCAGCCGCGCGCGATGGCCCAGGTCGACCGGCTCACCGAGGCCCTGCGCCTGGGACGCCGTTCCCGCTATCCGGTCGAGGTGCGCTGGCGCGCCGGGACGGACGGGGCCGAGCGGGAAGGGGAACTGACCATCGACCCGGTGGGTGACCCCTCGGTGAACCCGCCCGCCCTGCTGGCGCTGCTGCGGGTGCGGGAGAGCGCCCCGCAGCCGGCACCGCGCGGTGCGGCGAGCCCGGTGGAAGCCCGGATCCTGGCGCTGGCCGCGGGCGGCGCGACCACGGCGTCGATCGGTACGGCACTGGGGCTGACCGTCGACGGGGTGAACTACCACCTCACCCGGCTGGCCCGCCGCTGGCGGGTGCAGGGCCGTACCGCGCTGGTCGCCAGGGCGTATGTGCTGGGCGTGCTCTCCCCGGACAGCTGGCCGCCGGCGCCTGCCTGA
- a CDS encoding bifunctional cytochrome P450/NADPH--P450 reductase codes for MTDTIALHSDARAADDGIPVADLTATGLTHTPIQQSMDLARLHGPVFKRKFGERETLFLSSLDLVTEVADESRFAKGVSVVLENVREFAGDGLFTAYNDEPNWAKAHEVLMPAFALGSMRTYHPAMLKVARRVMASWDRRVADGTPVQVAEDMTRMTLDTIGLAGFGFDFESFSRGECAHPFVEAMVRCLEWSMTKFSRDPDADHSAADAAFQADADYLASVVDEVIAARTESGQTGDDDLLGLMLGAGGQEGGGPSLDLANIRNQVITFLIAGHETTSGALSFALYHLLKDPLALRMVQREADELWGDRSDPDPSFEDIGRLPFTRQVLNEALRLWPTAAAFTRQAREDTLLGGRYPVQAGELVTVLTPMLHRDPAWGDNPELFDPSRFSPEAEAARSPHAYKPFGTGERACIGRQFALHEATMLLALLAHRYRLIDHGDYRLRIKETLTLKPDGFTLTLAARTPADRAAVRAALAVLPGGGAGAADAPATDDGLPTRAVQGTGLLLLHGSNYGTCREFAERLADEATGLGFAADVAPLDAYAGALSADRPVVIVAASYNGRPTDDAAAFVSWLNTAQDGAATGLPFAVLGVGDRNWAATYQHIPTLIDDRLDALGGDRLLPRAEADASGDLGGTVKEFTAALRTRLLTRYGDPASIGASAPDAEDTGYTVTEITGGPLDALAARHGLVPMTVTEAHDLTAEGWPRPKRFLRIALPDGVGYRTADHLAVLPANAPAAVERAARALGVDPDTVLALHSGRRPSRDTLPVDRPLTVRELLTHHLELGMRPTPEQVAVLAALNPCPPERQALENVAEDDPRTLIDLIEAHPALRGALPWPTLLELLPALRIRHYSLSSSPATDPRHADLMVSLLPGGTGSTHLHSLRPGDTVLARVQPCREAFRLDADEDTPVILIAAGTGLAPFRGAVADRLAAGRRSPARLYFGCDDPAADFLHAAEFAAAEAAGVISMRPVFSERPENGHRFVQHRIAAEGAEVWELLQAGARVYVCGDGSRMAPGVRAAFRELHGASTGASPQESEAWLRELTASGRYIEDVYAAG; via the coding sequence ATGACCGACACCATCGCGCTCCACAGCGACGCACGTGCCGCCGATGACGGCATTCCGGTGGCCGACCTCACGGCGACCGGGCTCACCCACACGCCCATCCAGCAGTCCATGGACCTCGCCCGGCTCCACGGCCCGGTCTTCAAGCGCAAGTTCGGCGAGCGCGAGACGCTGTTCCTCTCCTCGCTGGACCTGGTCACCGAGGTCGCCGACGAGTCCCGCTTCGCCAAGGGCGTGTCGGTCGTCCTGGAGAACGTCAGAGAGTTCGCCGGTGACGGTCTGTTCACCGCCTACAACGACGAGCCGAACTGGGCCAAGGCGCACGAGGTCCTGATGCCGGCCTTCGCGCTCGGCTCGATGCGCACCTACCACCCGGCGATGCTCAAGGTCGCCCGCCGGGTGATGGCTTCCTGGGACCGGCGGGTGGCCGACGGCACGCCCGTCCAGGTCGCCGAGGACATGACCCGGATGACGCTGGACACCATCGGGCTCGCCGGTTTCGGCTTCGACTTCGAGTCGTTCTCCCGCGGCGAGTGCGCGCACCCGTTCGTCGAGGCGATGGTGCGCTGCCTCGAATGGAGCATGACGAAGTTCTCCCGCGACCCCGACGCGGACCACTCCGCGGCGGACGCGGCCTTCCAGGCCGACGCCGACTACCTCGCGTCGGTCGTCGACGAGGTCATCGCGGCCAGGACGGAGAGCGGACAGACCGGCGACGACGATCTGCTCGGTCTGATGCTCGGCGCCGGGGGCCAGGAGGGCGGCGGGCCGTCCCTCGACCTTGCCAACATCCGCAACCAGGTCATCACCTTCCTGATCGCCGGCCACGAGACCACCTCGGGCGCGCTCTCCTTCGCCCTCTATCACCTGCTCAAGGACCCGCTCGCGCTGCGCATGGTCCAGCGCGAGGCCGACGAGCTGTGGGGCGACCGGAGCGACCCCGACCCCTCGTTCGAGGACATCGGCCGGCTGCCGTTCACCCGCCAGGTCCTCAACGAGGCGCTGCGGCTGTGGCCCACCGCCGCCGCCTTCACCCGGCAGGCGCGCGAGGACACCCTGCTCGGCGGCCGCTACCCGGTGCAGGCGGGGGAGCTGGTCACGGTGCTGACGCCGATGCTGCACCGCGATCCCGCCTGGGGCGACAACCCCGAGCTGTTCGACCCGTCCCGCTTCAGCCCGGAGGCCGAGGCGGCCCGCTCGCCGCACGCCTACAAGCCGTTCGGGACCGGTGAACGCGCCTGCATCGGGCGGCAGTTCGCGCTCCACGAGGCGACCATGCTGCTCGCCCTCCTCGCCCACCGCTACCGCCTGATCGACCACGGCGACTACCGGCTGCGCATCAAGGAGACGCTGACCCTCAAACCCGACGGGTTCACCCTCACCCTGGCCGCCCGTACGCCCGCCGACCGGGCCGCGGTCCGCGCCGCGCTGGCCGTGCTCCCCGGCGGCGGCGCCGGCGCCGCGGACGCCCCCGCGACCGACGACGGGCTGCCCACCCGCGCCGTGCAGGGCACCGGCCTGCTGCTGTTGCACGGCAGCAACTACGGCACCTGCCGGGAGTTCGCCGAACGGCTCGCCGACGAGGCCACCGGGCTCGGCTTCGCCGCCGATGTGGCGCCGCTGGACGCGTACGCCGGTGCGCTGTCCGCCGACCGGCCCGTCGTCATCGTCGCCGCCTCCTACAACGGCCGGCCCACCGACGACGCCGCCGCCTTCGTGAGCTGGCTGAACACCGCGCAGGACGGCGCCGCCACCGGCCTCCCGTTCGCCGTCCTCGGCGTCGGCGACCGCAACTGGGCCGCCACCTACCAGCACATACCGACCCTCATCGACGACCGGCTCGACGCACTCGGCGGGGACCGGCTGCTGCCGCGGGCCGAGGCCGACGCCTCCGGCGACCTGGGCGGCACCGTCAAGGAGTTCACCGCCGCGCTGCGCACCCGATTGCTGACGCGCTACGGCGACCCGGCGAGCATCGGCGCGAGCGCACCGGACGCCGAGGACACCGGCTACACCGTCACCGAGATCACCGGCGGTCCGCTGGACGCGCTCGCCGCCCGTCACGGCCTCGTCCCCATGACCGTCACCGAGGCCCACGACCTCACCGCCGAGGGCTGGCCGCGGCCCAAGCGCTTCCTGCGCATCGCCCTGCCGGACGGTGTCGGCTACCGCACCGCCGACCACCTCGCCGTGCTGCCGGCCAACGCTCCGGCCGCCGTCGAGCGGGCCGCCCGGGCGCTCGGCGTGGACCCGGACACCGTCCTCGCGCTGCACTCAGGGCGCCGTCCGAGCCGCGACACGCTGCCCGTCGACCGGCCCCTGACGGTGCGTGAACTGCTGACCCATCACCTTGAGCTGGGCATGCGGCCCACCCCGGAGCAGGTTGCCGTACTCGCCGCGCTCAACCCCTGCCCGCCCGAGCGCCAGGCCCTGGAGAACGTCGCCGAGGACGATCCGCGCACCCTGATCGACCTGATCGAGGCCCACCCGGCGCTGCGCGGCGCGCTGCCCTGGCCGACGCTCCTGGAGCTGCTGCCGGCCCTGCGCATCCGGCACTACTCCCTGTCGTCCTCACCCGCCACCGACCCCCGGCACGCCGATCTGATGGTCTCGCTGCTGCCCGGCGGCACCGGCTCGACCCATCTGCACTCCCTGCGGCCCGGTGACACCGTCCTGGCCCGCGTCCAGCCCTGCCGTGAGGCCTTCCGCCTCGACGCGGACGAGGACACCCCCGTCATCCTCATCGCGGCGGGTACCGGTCTCGCGCCGTTCCGCGGTGCCGTCGCCGACCGCCTCGCCGCGGGCCGGCGCTCGCCCGCCCGGCTCTACTTCGGCTGCGACGACCCGGCGGCGGACTTCTTGCACGCCGCGGAGTTCGCCGCCGCCGAGGCCGCCGGTGTCATCTCGATGCGCCCCGTCTTCAGCGAACGCCCCGAGAACGGTCACCGCTTCGTCCAGCACCGGATCGCCGCCGAGGGTGCCGAGGTGTGGGAGCTGCTGCAGGCCGGTGCGCGGGTGTACGTCTGCGGGGACGGCAGCCGGATGGCCCCCGGGGTACGGGCCGCCTTCCGCGAACTGCACGGCGCGAGCACCGGCGCCTCGCCCCAGGAGTCCGAGGCCTGGCTGCGCGAACTGACCGCCTCCGGCCGCTACATCGAGGACGTGTACGCGGCCGGCTGA
- a CDS encoding DUF2165 domain-containing protein: MTDRHPTELAPRTGVSRVAGVTGVPLAAAVLTGTVALYISLVAFGNITDFGTNRDFVRHVLAMDTTFKDPDLMWRAVSSQVLQDAAYVAIIAWETVTAVVLLAATALWVVGARRGSIARARRLSTAGLLMMVLLFGVGFLAIGGEWFSMWQSKQWNGLEAATRNLTVAGIALVVVHLPGAAGKQASGE, from the coding sequence ATGACCGACAGACACCCCACCGAACTCGCACCACGTACCGGAGTTTCCCGAGTTGCCGGAGTTACCGGAGTGCCGCTCGCCGCGGCCGTCCTCACCGGAACCGTCGCGCTCTACATCTCACTCGTCGCCTTCGGCAACATCACCGACTTCGGCACCAACCGGGACTTCGTCCGCCATGTGCTGGCCATGGACACCACGTTCAAGGACCCGGACCTGATGTGGCGGGCCGTCAGCTCGCAGGTGCTGCAGGACGCCGCGTACGTGGCGATCATCGCCTGGGAGACGGTGACCGCCGTGGTGCTGCTCGCGGCCACCGCGCTGTGGGTCGTCGGCGCCCGGCGCGGCAGCATCGCCCGTGCCCGGCGGCTGAGCACGGCCGGGCTTTTGATGATGGTGCTGCTGTTCGGGGTGGGCTTCCTCGCGATAGGCGGCGAGTGGTTCTCGATGTGGCAGTCCAAGCAGTGGAACGGGCTGGAGGCCGCGACCCGTAACCTCACGGTCGCCGGGATCGCGCTGGTGGTGGTCCATCTGCCGGGTGCGGCCGGGAAACAGGCAAGCGGGGAGTAG
- a CDS encoding phosphatidylinositol-specific phospholipase C domain-containing protein, with amino-acid sequence MNGKRCVGTVAAAAAAMIAVSGPAGAEPAATTYGTSTSVGVHNAYDKEKYHYFADALDSGAALLELDLWSNGLGRSWRVSHSNPLGNNSNCEGAASASELRTKHRDQDFAGCLADMKAWHDAHPGHRPILLKVEMKDGFNAKGGRGPAEFDALVRQKLGDAVYGPGDLTGRHATADEAVRAGGWPSRADLAGKFLFELIPGTVEEKNPFDKLWTDVEYAGHLKSLAAQGKLAQSTAFPAVHGAAPGDPRERYTDPSLRPWFVVFDGDAATYLNGSIDTSWYDTRNYLLIMTDAHNVPPVIDGTHPTEAQALARVRQLAAAHASFATADWYPLPSVLKTVVPRGA; translated from the coding sequence ATGAACGGAAAGCGGTGTGTGGGGACGGTCGCTGCCGCGGCGGCGGCGATGATCGCGGTGAGCGGCCCCGCGGGCGCCGAGCCGGCCGCCACGACATACGGCACCAGCACGTCCGTGGGTGTCCACAACGCTTATGACAAGGAGAAGTACCACTACTTCGCGGACGCCCTGGACTCCGGCGCCGCACTGCTCGAACTCGACCTCTGGTCCAACGGGCTGGGCAGGTCCTGGCGTGTCTCGCACAGCAACCCGCTCGGGAACAACAGCAACTGCGAAGGCGCCGCGAGCGCCTCGGAGTTGCGCACCAAGCACCGCGACCAGGACTTCGCCGGCTGTCTGGCCGATATGAAGGCCTGGCACGACGCCCACCCCGGCCACCGCCCGATCCTGCTCAAGGTCGAGATGAAGGACGGCTTCAACGCCAAGGGCGGTCGCGGCCCCGCCGAGTTCGACGCACTGGTGAGGCAGAAGCTGGGCGACGCGGTCTACGGCCCCGGTGACCTCACCGGCCGGCACGCCACCGCCGATGAGGCGGTGCGGGCCGGCGGCTGGCCGTCCCGGGCCGACCTGGCGGGCAAGTTCCTGTTCGAGCTGATACCCGGCACGGTCGAGGAGAAGAACCCGTTCGACAAGCTGTGGACCGATGTCGAGTACGCGGGGCACCTCAAGAGCCTTGCGGCGCAAGGGAAGCTGGCGCAGTCGACGGCGTTCCCCGCGGTGCACGGGGCCGCTCCCGGCGACCCCCGCGAGCGCTACACCGACCCGTCGCTGCGTCCCTGGTTCGTGGTCTTCGACGGCGACGCCGCGACGTATCTGAACGGCAGTATCGACACCTCGTGGTACGACACCCGCAACTACCTGCTCATCATGACCGACGCCCACAATGTGCCGCCGGTCATCGACGGCACCCACCCGACCGAGGCGCAGGCACTGGCCCGGGTCCGGCAACTCGCCGCGGCACACGCCAGCTTCGCCACCGCCGACTGGTACCCGCTGCCGTCCGTCCTCAAGACCGTGGTGCCGCGCGGGGCATGA